In the Colletotrichum lupini chromosome 4, complete sequence genome, GCATCCATCTTGGAGGCGGGCGAATTATTTGCAAAGAGGGTTCGCATGACCCGTGCTACACGACAGCTGTGGGAAGAGCGCGAAAGCTTCCTCAGATTCGAGAGAGGGTGGGAAGCAGATGGAGACGACAGTGATGTTGATAACCTCGATCTTGAGGGGCTGACCTTTGAAGAGAAGCAGGAGATTGCTGCGTTCAAGGCGGAGACCAAGGCTGAGGAACGTAGAGAAGCGCAACTTTCGATGCGGGAGCCCGAAATAGACTGCGGCCCTTCGGCAGATAAAGTGAACGTTGAGATCAAGCGACGTCTGCTTGCTGTCGAAAGCTTTTACGTGAGTGTTTTGGCACTTCGAGCTGAGTTTAACTAACGCTTCCACAGAAAGAATCTCTCCCTCATCTGCAGTCGCTTGTAATCGTCCTATTGAGGCCGATACTAATGAACGTCACCGCTGTGTTGTCGCAACCTCCGCAAGGTCAACAGCACCCAAGCATGGCCGGCAGAGGTGCCAATGGCGGTATGAATGGCGGCGCTGGACCTAATAGACAACAGCAGCCCCAAGACCCCTCTTCGGCCGGAGGTGGCCCTCCAGAACTCCCTGAGATGTCACCGGAGGAGGTCGATGCCGCGCGATCCCGCGAAATCACTACAAAGGCCATTACTGGCATTCTCCTGCTTCTATTGAAGTGGCTCAGAGTCTCTCGTGAGTATGCTTGGCCTCGCCCGAGGCATAGACTAATCAGGCCGCAGACATTTTGAAATCCGAATACATGACGCAACTTTTGCTGGATTCTAACTACCTTCCGCTGGTGCTCAAGTTGTTCGCCCATCAGGATGTTCAACAGGTTGTCGACAGCAAAACGGACCGGCTAGAGAACAGGTGTGTGTTGTTACCAACCCTCACGCGACACAAACTGACCAATCAGCTTTTTCCACTTCTGCAATCTGCGATCGAAATTCAAGGAGAAGTCGCCTGTACAAGCAGAGCCGGACGAGGAGGAGAGCGAGGACGAAGCGGCGCCACCACCTATCAAGAGAAGGCGGTCACCGCCTCGCGTCGCGACTGCCGCCACCCGCGATGGCGAAGACACCAGCAAGCTTGAAGGACAAGCTGCGGTGCGACCTGAAGTTGATGAGCTCGGATATCCTGTCGGCGACCTGCCAGCAGAGCCCATCACTGATTTTTCGAGAAGAAACTTCTTCTCTCTGATCAACTACCTACGAATCATGCAAAAGATTTGCAAGCACAAAGCTCACCGGAACCTCCTCCTGGTGCAGTACAAGTCTGCCAACATTCTCCGCAAATCCCTCAAGATCCCCCAGCCAGAACTCCGACTATACACCTTGAAGCTGTTCAAGAACCAAGTACCCTACTGCGGCCGTAAGTGGCGGCAGAGCAACATGCGCGTCATCACGGCGGTGTACCTACACTGCCGACCTGAACTGCGTGACGAGTGGTTGGCCGGCAGCGACGTTGATGCCGAGGTGGACTCGGCGCTGCCATTGGAGCAAGCACTGCGCAGTCTGACGCACTGGTTCAACGTGCGGCGGTACCCGGACAAGATTGCGGCCGAGCTACGGGCAGCCCTGCGCGAGGAGCAAGACTTTTTCACAAGGGAGCTGGAGAAGCTGGACATGAATTGGGCTGACGTCGGGGCCGACGATGGCGCAAACAGTGAGTGGGAGCACGATGCGGCCGGCTGGCCATAAAATTACCCTGAGCGTTAAAGTTACGAGGTATGCTGACACCTGGCGAGTGTCTGgaataggttattaaaagctaagaGTCGGTGCCGGGCGATGCCTTGTGCGAGATGAATTTACCCAATCACCGAATGCCTCACTCCCAGAGGGTTAAACGCAGTTTATGACTTGTACGAACGTAGTCACGATCAAAGGACAACAGTATTAGTCAAGCAAGTTCACTATGTGCATGATTGGGTCAATGTGTGCATATGTTCCATTGATTCGTAACCAAACTGCCAACAAGAAGCCATCGTCTCGAACGCGACGGCAAAAACTCCTCGATTTCCTGGGTATCTTTGCCAACCTAGACCAACTTCAATTCTTCCATCAACTCATTATGTGGTCTCGTTTCAATTCCTGTCTCTGTACCTAAACTCTGTCGTAAACACCATCGTTGTAGTGTCGAGGGGGCGGCTGCGTGGTTCCAGTCTCATGACCGTACTCATGGCCGTTGGCACCGCCAGTCGCCGTTGTAGTGTTGCCGTAGGTGCCTTCGTATTTGGAGTAGCCGACATCCTGAGCGACCGCGGTGGTCTCGGTGGCGTAGCTGGGGCGGACCTGATCGGGGCTGGTGTGCATGGGCAGCGCATTGTCGTTAGTCGCGGGGTCGGCGCGGCCGCGGCGACGGAAGCTGCTGAAGAAGCCGGGCTTGGTGCCTGAGCCCGAGGTGTAGTTGTTCTTGGGGCTGGGGCCGAAGCGTTTCTCCTTGCGGTGGTGGCGGGCGAGGGCGACTTCGACGAGGATGgagaagatgaagaagaaaCTGCGTTTATATGTTAGCTGCGTTCCTTCAAAATTACGCTCGAAGTGCACTTACATTGCGACAATGGAGACTGCAAAGCAGGCAGTCTGCAGCTTACAAGCCGTGCGCAGACTGGGTAGGTGAGTCCAGCCGTCACTTCCCGTGTTGGTCGGCTCGCCGTCGGCGGGGCCGTCGCCGAAGGGGGTGCTGACGGTGCCGGAGCAGGTTCCGGCGCCGCCCTTGTTGGCGACGGCGACGTAGATGAAGGCGCCGATGAAGGCGACGTCGAGGACGATGGCGATGAAGGAGGTGAAGGCAAGCCCCGCGAGGCAGCAGAGCAGGAGCAGGCCGACGAGGGTGTAGAGGGTCGCGGCGCCTGAGATGCCCTCAACGGCGCGGATGGAGTTCGATATCGGGAGAGAGTGGTTGTGGAGGGTCGCGAGGAAGTAGGAGAAGATTGCGAGGATGAGGACGGAGCAGCCTAGCTGGACGCCGCGGATGAACCATTGGAGGAATTTTAATGCGAAGCCCATAGTTGCGGTGTATGTCGAGCTTCTTCCTTTTGGTTTCTTTGATAGTTGGCTGATTGTATGATTTCAGTATACTCGGAAACTTGTTTGTTTGGTTGACTTTGTGCGGGTTTCCTTTCTTGTTGTTCAAGTCTACACCCTGGATACCGAAGGTGAGGTGGGATGAGATAGAGTCAAGGTGAGCGAATGGGGGGAGGGAGGTTCGAGACCCTTAAGAATTAAAGGTTAAATGGAAGGAAAGAAGGAAACAAGGGCTGCCTCCCTGCTTCGTCTGCCGGTAGGACTGACCGATCCCGCTCCATTGCGTAGATCGTGGCAAGGTCCAGCGCTGTTCAAGCTTGTCTTGGGCTGTCTCTGCCCCATCCCCGTTTATTCCTGGAACATGTTCTTTACGTTCTACGGATACTGCGCACACAGTCAGTGTATTCACCACACACACCAACACCCCCAAAGTTTGCAGCCAATTCACCCAATGACGGAGGACAGGCGTCAGGTTCTTGGTCCAGGGCGCTGTTTGCAGACGTTGATGACGGAGGCCGTTGTGGCTGAATGGGGGTTGTGGGCAAGTGGGCCCCGATGATGTCAGGCGTCTTGGAGGGACAGACGTCGCCGTGATTGGGCCGGAGCCAGAACGTATTCTCCACTTATTCTGTGCCGGAGGGCCGGCACGGCCACGGTAGTGGGGTCTTCTGTGGCTTTGGCGGGGCGAATGACTTATGGAAGGTGTGGGAAGGGATCGCTCGGTTTCCCAGGGGTCTTCCCATTTTACCTTTCGCTTTTGATGTGACTTGTGACTGAGAGTTTCCACTGCCCCCTAGCTTCCCATGCCAGGGTTGGCTTTACTTTTCATCGGCTCGCACGGGATAGCCCAGAGCCCAGACCCGTATGTTGACGTTGTAAAGGTGGTGTTCATGACTAAAAACCTACTGCGTACAGTAAGTAAGGTGTACCAAAAAGTCGTGGAGCCCTGGGATGCTTCATGTCCAAGACGGCTAGAGTTTAAGAACGGCAGAGTTTTTTCAGCTTTCCCGGGATCATCTCCCTTTGGACGGTTCTCGGAGCAGCTTCTCGGATTTATGACTGATTTCCCAGTGTCAATGTATCCATACTGGCAGACTGCGAGTGTTGCAAATGCCCACGTTCTGGACTTCTGTCACATCTGGAATAAACGTCTGCTCAACTTGAGACTGCGTTCAACCCCGCTGGATCCGGTTTTGGTTCTGTCTGTGTCTTGGTCTGGCCAGCTCATGCGTATACCTACCCAAAAGACATCCCTTAGTGTACATACTGTACGCGTCGCTCTAGTATGTCTCGGTTTAAAGGCCTGGTCCGGGCTGTTGAAGATCATTGGCGGGCCGGCACCCAATTGCAAGGGCGGTCCTACCTATGAGATAATTGATGATCAGCTATGCAACCACGGCACGTCTCCTCTCCGTTGAGTTTCGCGTAGAGTTTGTTCTTCCCGCTGCCAGGTTTTTTGTGGATTTGCACGGTTCTGGTCGTTTCCCCTGGTCATGTCAGGGTTTCCCCAGATCGTGGAAAAGCCCACCCGCCAGAAATTCAAGAGCACTCTTCTGTACGGAGTGCAGCTCGGACACAATCGCTGCATCGAAGAGATATGGGTGACTGGTAATTGTTCATCCAACTTGTATATAATAGCGCAGTCAGCGCTGTTCTCACAGTTACCGGTACTGTTTTTTCATCATCTCGGCGGTGGACTATTGGTCTTTTGGGACTAGGCGTCAAGTCGGCCTGTTGCTCTCAGTCCGGTCATATTATGTCATTGCCTGCTCTATCGACGCATTGTCTGACGGGTAGCGCCGAAGGCAATCATAGCGGCGGCTTTGAAGCTGTCGACGATCGGACGATTTCGACGGAAATTCGTGATGTCAGGTTCCAGTCAAGTGCCTCGGCCCGCGGAGAAAACTACCGGTAGAAAGAAGGACTACGTGACTTCCTTTTGGGCAAGAAGGGTTCGTCCGAGAAGTAGCCCAGGGCTTTCACTCGACAGCGGCGTTCCTCGCATCTAGACAAAACACCACAGTCGTCAACCTCGAGTGTAACTGGACAACAATCTTGGGTTGCAAAGAAACCGTAAAATCCCGAGACGAGACGCCGTTTGTGTTGGTGTAATGTCTTGCGGAATTGAATGCCTTCCGACTTTGGGCACTCCGGATCAGGCGCCTTCCGGGTAGGCTTCCGATGGGGCGTTCGGTGGGCTGCGGGTGGCTGTTCAAAGACTGTCGATGACTTTGCTGTTGCACTCGGCGAATTCCAGCCCTGCTATGGCTTCGGAAAATGTTTGGCCGTAGCATACCGGCGTTGGGTGAATGGGCGAAGGGTTTGATGGACGACAACGGCCCCGCTTTCCTGGCTGGCACCAAGGCTCCGGCACATGGTGTTCCGTACCGGGGCCCCGGTGTGGGGCCGGTTGATTACAATAGGTTCCTCTACCTTATCAACAGTGCCTGTCTGGGACTTTGGTGCCGTGGGTCCCCTCGGCGATGTTGGTTGTTCGGCGCCTTCCGACGTTTCTTGACCGCCAACCACCTTTGTAGAACCTATCGGGGGCATCAGCGAACCAGTCCCCGCCGGATGATGCTTCTCAACACGGTGTCGAGCCATATTCCGGATTGGCGGGCGCACAAGGTGGAACATCGGAAAGAGGTCTCTTCGAATCGAGCTCGTGGGCTGCCTCTAGCGCGGTGCGATTTGGCGGCTATTTTTCGCCGTTGGATTTTCTTTGTGAAGCCTATAATAGGTTGTTGTCTCGCATGGCCTGGCGTGTTTGGCTTTGTTCAGCCTTGCTACCGTTGGCCGAGCAGTCAGTCGGTAAAGTGCGGTGTGGGGATGGTATTCTTTGTCCCATCTTACCGTTAGGAAACCACAAACCGAATCACGACGCCGAGCAGGTGGGCAAACCGCGCGCTATCCTGGAGGTAATATGGTGCTCGGGTCGTGGAGAAGGGCTAGCTGGACAGTTTATTTCCCCCTTCCCACATTGCGGCGAAAAACGATAGTACGTTTCCACTAATAGCAGCCACAATTGGCCGCCATGACAACTCCAGCTCTCGCAATCTGGAGGATTCTTCAAGTACTTGTCCTTGCAAAGCCCGCTCCCAGCCCAAGTGGAGAAACCAAGCTGGGCAGACTTCAACATGGCAAGAGCGTCTTGGCAACTTTCGTGATGGGATGACAGCGGGAGGTGGGTTCCAGTATTGACAGGACAGGCGAGCAGAAATCGGCCTCCCTGACTCGAAGATATCTGGCGCGTTTCCAGAAATTGCGGGTTTCTGGTCCCCTTTCAAAGAGCTCCTCATGATCAGTCCCTGTACTAATGGCTGCTTACTTCTCGTGTGCTGTCAACGTCCAAAACAGTAAACATTGGTACGGATAGACACAATCAATTTGCCGTCGGAGCCGAATCTGCGAGGTATCGTCAGCCAAACTGTCAGTGTCCTGATTTGTTCTTCCGCACGAACCCCTCTCCGCTATCATCGAATCCCCGGATTGATAAAGATTATGCGCATGAGGTCGGGAGCATTACGCAAGCTGCAATACAAACAAGAGATGCATGCGTTCTGCAGCATCAGCTGGAGCGCCATGATTGACATGGCATCAATAGTTTGGCATCGGCAACGCAGGGCAGGGGCAAGGTTGCCACACCAAATATACGAACCGGAGGAGAAGTCAGGCTCGCGGCTCGTCGGCCTCGAAGTGCAAGAGTGCTTTGCCTGGCTGACTCGGCCTGCTGGGGCAATGCCGAGAAGGGGGCTTTCCCACCTCCCGAACATCACCAGGCCAAGACCACCACCCAAAATGTCGGGATGCAATTTACTGCTCGACGCACCATTGGGCCATTTCCCTCTCCAGAAAACCCTTTGAAGGGCATCTCGAAGAGTTGAACCAACCGATTAAGGTTAAGCAAAGTAAGCCGTGCTCAGGGGCAGGGGATCGTCACCCCGGCACCCCTGGTTTTGCGGCTGGCACCGACAGCAGCCACAAAATGCCCGCGGCCAATCACGACGGCCGCGTTGTCCAGTTTATCTTGATCCATCCAATGCGAGGTTGGCACTAAATCCAAAAGGGAAAGAGGGGTCCCAGCACCCTTGGCAATTTCTGCCAAAAATACGAAGAACTCACTCTCAATTTCTCACCCTTACCATCAATCTCACCCTCaccctcactctcactctcacttcAAGGGACCTTCACTAGTAGGGGATTTGCCTCCCATCCACCCGGGCCTCACTCACTCTTCCCAGGGCAAGATTTAGTTGTGCCGCCATTCTCTTTTGGCGCTACTCCGTACACCAAGCATACACGGAGACTACTTCCCTTGCTGGCGATAGAGCCCCTCCACAACAGCCTAGGCCTGCCCAGAGTACCTAGATCATCCGTCTCCTGCGGTCAGGTCGCCACGGTTCCGACGGCCGGCTCGTGTACGTTGGCAAAAAGTTGTTGCCGCATCTCTTTGTCTATTCCTTCGTGGTTCTGGTGTCGTTTCACACCATGTCTCTCATATCTAACGGCCATGGGCCACTATCTCATCTCTGTTTTCTCTCACCTCCCTCGcttcgccttcttcttctacATCCTTTACACTTTCTTTGGTCTATCTATGCCTTTATAGTGCTCTAATTCAAAGGTCAAGCCGTCACTATTACGGACGACCAAGTCACTCACTTGCACTACAATTTGTAATTCGGTTTCCTCGTAGTCGAGGTAGCATACCACCATGAAGGTAAACTCCTCCATACTGTTGAGCCTTCTTGGCTTGGCCTCACAGGCCCAGGCTGATCCGACCTGGCCCTCGGACATTGACGAGTTGGAAGAGATCATGTACCAGTCATTCAACTTCGGATCAAGGCACTTTGCCGACAACGTCTTCCCCTGCGCCAAGGAGGCAACGGGCACCGGCCGCCAGACTGCTGCAGAATGGCTGCGAACCGCTTTTCACGATATGGCACCGGCCAACGCGGGGGCAGGAGTTGGCGGGTTGGACGCATCAATACAATATGAGCTGTCGAGCACCGGCGAGAATACCGGTCCTGCTTTCTCGACAACTCTGACCTTTATGGGACATTACCTGACCCGCAAAAGCAGCATGTCGGACCTCATCGCTCTAGGAGTCTACACTTCCGTCCTGTCGTGCGGCGGTCCCTCAGTTGCAATCCGATCCGGCCGCATCGACGCAACCGTGAAAGGAGCCGCCGGCGTACCGCAGCCCAACGAAGTCATCCAAGTTTTCAAATCAAAATTCAATCGCATGGGATTCACGCCACAGGAGATGATTCAAGTCACAGCCTGCGGCCATACAATTGGCGGCGTCCACACGGCCGAGAATCCAACTATCGTTCCAGACGGCACAAATGCGAACGGCTCCGCACCCATGGATAGCTCAAATGGTGTCTTTGACAACAGAATTGTGACCGAATACCTAGACGGCACCACACGGAACCCACTCGTCATCAAGATGGGCACAGCTCGAGCCAGTAATTCCGATTTCACCGTCTTCAGCTCCGACCAGAACGCCACCGTGAAGGCCATGACCGACCTCGCAGTCTTCAAGTCTACCTGCAAGACCGTCTTTGAGAAGATGATCAACACCGTGCCATCTGGTGTTACTCTTGGCGATGCCATCGCACCCTACACCGTCAAACCGTCCCAGCTTCAGCTGTCGCTCACCTCGCCCACCATCATGACTCTTACAGGATACATTCGCGTCCGAACTACCGCTATCACAGGCATCTCGAGTCTGACGATCAATTACAAGAACCGAAGTGGTGGGTCTACCTGCGGGACCGGCTCCTGTGTTTTTACAATTACCATCTCGGGCATCTCAAAGGGCTTGGAAGACAGCTTCTCCTGGTATCCCATCAGGCAGGAGATCCCCGTCAGCACGGGCATCTCGTCCTTTACTGTGACGATCAACAAGAGCGATGGATCGAGCACATTGTTCAACAACAACGGCAACGGGTACCCGATCCAGGATGGCATCTTTCTCCAGACGTCCCAGAGCTGCCTGACGCAGAACTCCGGCGATGTTACACTGGTCGCCGCAGTCCGCAACGACCGCACGTCTCTTCCGGTCAAGGCAGAAATCTCTTACAAGACGGCGCGGACAAGCAGCGTGGTGCCGCTGCTGGGTAAGATGACCGTCGATATGGTCAAGGGCGACTGTGTAGGCAGCTACACCTTTTACAGTGTCACAACGAACATTCCCGGTGGCGTTAGTTTCGAGTCGACTTTTGACTTCATCAGCGGAGAGGGCGCGTCCGCCATGATTGACCCCTTCAAGAAGGCTGACCCTATTGGCGGGACATGTTCGAGCTGGACGGGAGGGTCTCCGACATGCGGCAGCGTCACAGTGTCGTCTTCCACGTCCAGCGCGGCCCCGACTGCTACGATTTCCCACCGACAGACTATGGGTGGCTATAAGCTCGTCTCCTGCTGGACCGAGGCTTCGGGTGGCCGAGCTCTCACCGGTGCCGCGTTCGCTTACGACGGCATGACCCTCAACAGCTGCATGGCAAACTGCACGGGATTCGACTACTGGGGCACCGAGTACGGACGCGAATGCTACTGCGGCAACTCTCTGGCTACGTCCAGTAGTTCTGCGCCCTTGGCCGACTGCAACATGCCATGCTCTGGTGATTCTACGCAATACTGCGGAGCCGGGAATCGTATTGAGTTGTATTCGACCACCGCCACCCGCACCAGCAGCTCCACGGCCGCTCCCACAGCTACTCTCGCACACATCAGCACCATCGGCAAGTATTCTCTCGTCGGCTGCCAGACGGAGGCCGATGGCGGTCGCGCCCTTACTGCTGCTCAGACTGCTGCGGACGACATGACTCTCGACAAGTGTGCTACTTTCTGCTCCGACTACACATTCTTTGGCACCGAGTATGGACGCGAGTGTAAGTGTTGAGTGCGTCTTGGGGCATGAATGAGAACTAACGCGAAGTAGGCTATTGCGGTAACAGTTTGGCGGCAACCAGCAAGACTGCGTCCCTGAGCGAGTGTAACATGAAGTGCGCCGGCAATTCGTACCAGTACTGTGGTGACGGCAATCGTTTGGAGCTGTACCAAGCCGGCAGTGCCTCGTCTACTTTGGCGTCGACGGTGGCTACTACGACCTCGAGCAGCACCTCGTCATCAAGCTCTATCAGTGTCTTGGTGGCGAGCGGGTCAACGTCTTCTACTCTGACGTCTGCTTCTGCTACTGCCAGCAGTTCTTCGATCTCGTCGCAGGTGTCTACTTCAAGTTCGAGCAGTATTGCATCTTCCAGCAGTTCTACGTCTTCTAGCAGCGTGGCATCCTCAACAAGTGTCACGTCCTCCTCAAGCACCTCATCGAGCATCGCATCGTCCTCCAGCAGCGCCGTAACTTCAGCGATAACCTCGCCCTCTGCCTCCAGCACCATCTCCACCTCAACAACTGCCTCCCCTACGCTGGCTCACAAGCCTACCATCTCGCCCTACACCCTGGTAGGCTGCTGGACAGAAGGCAACGGCGTCCGCGCTCTGAGCCAGAAGAACTACGCCTCCGGCGACAACATGACGCTCGAGTACTGCGCCTCGTACTGCTCAGACTATAAGTACTTCGGCACGGAATACAGCAGCGAATGCTACTGCGGCAACTCCCTCGCCTCCACCAGCGCTGCCGCGCCCCTGGCGGACTGCAGCATGACCTGCTCCGGCAACAAGTACGAGtactgcggcggcggcaaccGCCTGACGCTCTACCAGTCCGACAAACAGGTGACGGGGCCCAGCCAGCCCGCCACGGCCGGGGTCTACGCTTTCCTCGGCTGCCGCACCGAGCCCGCGCAGGGCGGACGCGCTCTGGATGCCAAGGCTACGGCCAGCAGCGACAAGATGACCAACGAGGCGTGCGCGGCGTTCTGCGATGGGTATAGCTACTTTGGCACGGAGTACGGCGGCGAGTGCTATTGCGGTAATGCCCTGCCGACGACGTCGCTTGATGCCCCGTTGAGCGATTGCAGTATGTTGTGTACTGGCTCTAGCACAGAGTACTGCGGTAACGGCAACCGTTTGtcagtatataagaagtgaGAGCGGTGTAGTGATGCGGATGGGTTTGGGCATCAGACCCGGCGCATGTAGTTATGCCGATACATTCGGCATCGACGAGATTGGAGATATGATACCTTTTTGGTCAAGAATTTCGGccatttatataaaattataatgcATGTTACTCTCTTTGCTTTTAGGTCGAATGAACCATTTGTAGATTACCTAGACTAGGGATGAACCAATTCTCCTTCTCGGCTGGCGAGAAATGTGACATCCACATGCTGTCAGTGTGCAATCCGCTCAACTCTTGCGGATCATCATTGCCAAGGAACATAGTCAGGTATTAAACTCATAGTAGATTAAAGGCCTGGGTCAACTCTTTAATCATTTCATCTACTTGAGGGTATCCTATCCTTACGCGTTATCGTCGGTGGGAAAATTCTAAAGTTTGCTTACAGTCGGCAATGTCATGCATGACGTCTTCACCGCTATTGGTCCTTCAAAAGTTGACCTTGGTCAGTCCTCTTTAGGGTGAAAGCGTTGAGTACCTCAATTGTAGATCC is a window encoding:
- a CDS encoding WSC domain-containing protein — protein: MKVNSSILLSLLGLASQAQADPTWPSDIDELEEIMYQSFNFGSRHFADNVFPCAKEATGTGRQTAAEWLRTAFHDMAPANAGAGVGGLDASIQYELSSTGENTGPAFSTTLTFMGHYLTRKSSMSDLIALGVYTSVLSCGGPSVAIRSGRIDATVKGAAGVPQPNEVIQVFKSKFNRMGFTPQEMIQVTACGHTIGGVHTAENPTIVPDGTNANGSAPMDSSNGVFDNRIVTEYLDGTTRNPLVIKMGTARASNSDFTVFSSDQNATVKAMTDLAVFKSTCKTVFEKMINTVPSGVTLGDAIAPYTVKPSQLQLSLTSPTIMTLTGYIRVRTTAITGISSLTINYKNRSGGSTCGTGSCVFTITISGISKGLEDSFSWYPIRQEIPVSTGISSFTVTINKSDGSSTLFNNNGNGYPIQDGIFLQTSQSCLTQNSGDVTLVAAVRNDRTSLPVKAEISYKTARTSSVVPLLGKMTVDMVKGDCVGSYTFYSVTTNIPGGVSFESTFDFISGEGASAMIDPFKKADPIGGTCSSWTGGSPTCGSVTVSSSTSSAAPTATISHRQTMGGYKLVSCWTEASGGRALTGAAFAYDGMTLNSCMANCTGFDYWGTEYGRECYCGNSLATSSSSAPLADCNMPCSGDSTQYCGAGNRIELYSTTATRTSSSTAAPTATLAHISTIGKYSLVGCQTEADGGRALTAAQTAADDMTLDKCATFCSDYTFFGTEYGRECYCGNSLAATSKTASLSECNMKCAGNSYQYCGDGNRLELYQAGSASSTLASTVATTTSSSTSSSSSISVLVASGSTSSTLTSASATASSSSISSQVSTSSSSSIASSSSSTSSSSVASSTSVTSSSSTSSSIASSSSSAVTSAITSPSASSTISTSTTASPTLAHKPTISPYTLVGCWTEGNGVRALSQKNYASGDNMTLEYCASYCSDYKYFGTEYSSECYCGNSLASTSAAAPLADCSMTCSGNKYEYCGGGNRLTLYQSDKQVTGPSQPATAGVYAFLGCRTEPAQGGRALDAKATASSDKMTNEACAAFCDGYSYFGTEYGGECYCGNALPTTSLDAPLSDCSMLCTGSSTEYCGNGNRLSVYKK